Below is a window of 'Nostoc azollae' 0708 DNA.
TCACCAATAACAACAAACAGCATAATATTGCTATTTTTCGCCCCAAGACGCTTACGGACACTTGTATAATAGCAATATTATTTTGTAAGCATCTGCACCCTGCCACAATATTCATTTTTTGCCTCTAATCTTCATCTAAGGGTAAACCCGCTTTGACTTTGCCCTTACCAAAAAAGCGCCCAAACTGGAGTTCATAAACTTCATCTTCGTCTTGTGTCTCTACTTCCAAGTCAGAACGAGCATAACTCACACATAACAAGGCGTAACCCTGACGGCGCAACTCTGGCGATAGTCCAATGGCTTCTGGTTGGTAAATTTCTCCTGACAGGACCCTGACAGCGCAAGTGGTACAAGCCCCATTACGGCAGGAGAATGGCAGATCCACACCATTATGTTCGGCTGTATGCAGGATATAGCGGTCTTCTGGAACTTGTAAGGTGTATGATACACCAGTAGCGCGATCGCGAACTCTGATTGTGTGAGTCTGAACCATCTTAATTTTTGCTTGAGAATGTAGAATTTTAAATTCATTGTAGAAATATCTTGTTTAACATTTGCATTTTTTGCAGTTTCGTTTTATTATTGAAATTCATGGCACCTGGAGAGGTGGCCGAGTGGTTGAAGGCGCAGACCTGGAAAGTCTGTTATGCAGAAATGTATACGAGGGTTCGAATCCCTCCCTCTCCGTTTAAAACTAAAAATAAAGGCTTTGCCGAATCACAAAGATCTTTGCGGCAAATTTAGCAATCGCTCTCATCACCGCAAATACCAGCGAAGGTCAGATAAAGTACCACCAATTCATATTTGTTTGTGTTTTGCAACGCCTAAAATGTTAATATACTATGATATGATATCGCTTAAGGTGATAATAATATATTATTATATCGGTGTCGGGGTTTGTCGCTCCAGACTCGCACGGGGAATTAGCTCAGTTGGTAGAGTGCTGCGATCGCACCGCAGAGGTCAGGGGTTCAAATCTCCTATTCTCCATAAGGCTTCGCCTTTTAGGCTCTAAAAACCTGTCCTAACTGTCCTAATGCTGTCCTAAGCTTAAGACACTTTAGGACACTTTGCTAGAGGATATTACCAACATTTAACGTAGCTACGATCGCCACAGGTTATTAGCTGGTTACAAACCAAAAGACCCAAGATTTATCTCAGGTCTTTAAATAGTTGGTATTAGGTCAGCCTAAAGTTATGGCTAATATAATCACTAATCAGGGTCAATGGCTTGCCATAAAAAAGTACGAGTAGACTCAGGCGACTCTACATAATCTACCTCATAGGTTTCACCAGAGGCTGTTGTAACCTCAAACACCTCAGCTTCCATATAATCATCATCATCTAATGCCCGGACTTCTACCACATCATTTTCCAGTATTTGGATAGCCGAGCCATCAGTAGGTGTTAAATCTAACTTATAATCTGTAGTGGTCATGCTTTTAACCTTCCTGGTTATTACTATATTTTGACCTATATTGATTAGCCTTGTCTACCTTGGCTAAACCTTGCATGAAGATGGTTTGAGCCTCTTGAGGTGACAACTCACCTCTACTTATTCGCCTGTTGAGTTCCCCTAGTAGTACATAGGATTCTCTACGGTATATTTCTAAGCATGACCCTGGTCTAAATACGTTAGAGTGCGAGTCTCTACCTGAGTCACCATACTGAGGTAATCTATATGATCTTAGTTTGAAGTCTGAGGCATCTACATCAATCCCTTTAGGGTGATTGGCATACTACATCGGTTTGTTAGAGATATCATGTAAACCCCCAGGTAGTACCACAAATGCCCGTTGATCTTTATCGGCTGGGGTTAATACCCAATCTTCTACAAGCTTGCCGGATTTAGTCTTCTTAGACTCCCTGCTTAGGATCGCTTTAGTTCGTGCCTTAGCCTCATCTAAGCTTATCTTGCCGGACTCATAATCTTTAACAATGTTCTCTAAGGGTATCCTAGCCCACTGGTGAATATGGTGTTGTTGCATCTTGCCATAGCCGTTTTTTAGTAGGCTTTTATCTACCTTGCCGTGAAACGTAGGCAACCAATCAGGCACAGTAGTATCCTTAGCGTCTACCCTAGTCATATACTTAGCTAACCCATCGGCTAACTGTGTAGGGGTCATACTAGCCAATCTAGTGTTAAGTGATGGCATCCCATAAATACGATCACCAAGATACTCGTGCATCTTAGTCTGACGGTTGAGTACAACACGTTGCCCGTTAACCTCTACCGCGTACTCAAAGTTTTTAACTGTCCTAGTGTTAAAGCCCCCTTGAGCCTTACCAAGTTCTGGCTTGCCTTCCC
It encodes the following:
- a CDS encoding 2Fe-2S iron-sulfur cluster-binding protein, which produces MVQTHTIRVRDRATGVSYTLQVPEDRYILHTAEHNGVDLPFSCRNGACTTCAVRVLSGEIYQPEAIGLSPELRRQGYALLCVSYARSDLEVETQDEDEVYELQFGRFFGKGKVKAGLPLDED